In Mycolicibacterium nivoides, the DNA window CGTCAAACCGGGCTCGTACTTCTGGTTCAAGGGTGACAACCGGGCGCGTCAGCTGGCCGAGGCACAGCAGGGGACACTGGTCCGATGAACCCCTCTGGCGCAGGTAACTCGACCTCGAACTCGAACGAGCACGCCGAACGGTTCACGCTGCTGCGGCCGTTGTTGTTCACCATCGCGTACGAGATCCTCGGGACGGCAACGGAATCCGATGACGTGCTGCAGGAGAGTTACCTGCGCTGGGCCGAGGTCGATCTGGCGACGGTGCGTGATACCAAGGCGTTCCTGGCTCAGCTCGTCACCCGGCAGGCACTCAACGCCCTTCGGGCCCAGTCGCGGCGCCGTGAGGAATATGTGGGTCCGTGGCTGCCCGAACCGCTGCTGCTGGCGGCGGACAATATCGGCGACGCCCGCGACCCTTCAATGGATGTGGTTCTGGCCGAATCGGTTTCGATGGCCATGCTGGTGGTGCTCGAAACACTCACGCCCGATGAGCGCGCGGTGTTCGTGCTCCGCGAGGTGTTCGGTTTCAGCCACGACGAGATCGCGGTGGCCATCGACAAATCCGCGAGCGCGGTGCGTCAGATGGCGCATCGGGCCCGCGAGCATGTGCAGTCCCGACGCAAGCGGTTCGAGCCCGTCGACCTCGACGAGTCCAACCGGGT includes these proteins:
- a CDS encoding RNA polymerase sigma-70 factor, coding for MNPSGAGNSTSNSNEHAERFTLLRPLLFTIAYEILGTATESDDVLQESYLRWAEVDLATVRDTKAFLAQLVTRQALNALRAQSRRREEYVGPWLPEPLLLAADNIGDARDPSMDVVLAESVSMAMLVVLETLTPDERAVFVLREVFGFSHDEIAVAIDKSASAVRQMAHRAREHVQSRRKRFEPVDLDESNRVTEEFLTAAATGDMDGLLALLAPDAVYTADSGGKASAARRPVVGAQKVAAMLVGLFRAGERVPGLAFERITCNGEPAVMIRSDAGMEGVFTIEVIDGKITHFYAMRNPDKLTGVDSPRVISR